The genomic interval TGCCAGACCTGACAGTGTAACTGCCGCGAACAGTATCGGTACGGACGGTGCCAAGCCTGCCCAGCAGATGAAGATCGCTGTCAGCGGAATCGTCCAGAGAAGCAGCCACGTATAACCACTGCGGTCGATATAATAACCGCAGACGGGCTGCAGGAGATTCGATGCGACCGAGAATATCATCGTCAGTATGCCCGAGAGCGTGAGCGATAAGCCCAACTGACTGATAGCAAACGGCAACAAGATCGGTAAAAAATTTACATAGAAGTCACTGAAAAAATGACCGGCTGTCAGCAGGGTAAGAAAATACCACGAATGGATATGGTTACTGTTTGGCCCTGTTAGTACTCGGTTCATCTGTGAATTCGATGCAATCCAGTTGCGCTTTGACTTGTGCGCGAATTGCTTGGATATATTGTGCACGAAGTGCGTTTTGTTCCTGCTGTTCCTGCGGCGAAAGGCCGACTGTGCGTTTTTTTCTTGACAACGCATTGATGCGAGCAATCAGTTCCGGTGTAATCAAGAAGAACATCCCTTCTGTAATTCGATATTGATACCATAATAAGGTCAAGTATAACACTATAAAAAATCGTACCATATCAGAGCCGAAAAGTCAAAATTTCCAAGATAAATTTATTGGCGATTATAGGGAAATATGGTAAGATGAAAAAGATAACGTAACATATACAGTAGGCAAAGCGTTTTGTTTTGCTGTTGTATTCATAAATTACTGATGAAGGAGAGAAACAGATGAAAATTGTTGTAACCGTTGTTGGACAAGACAGAGTAGGTATTATCGCGAAAGTTACGGGCATTTTGGCCGAACATAGCGTCAACGTATTGAACCTCAACCAGAACATTTTGGATGGTTTCTTTAACATGATCTTGATCGCGAATATGGAAGATAGCAAAACTTCCTTGCGCGAAGTACAGGAACTCTTGAGAGAAGAAGGCAAGAAAATCGGCGTAGAGATCAAAGTACAGAATGAAGAAATCTTCAAAGCAATGCACACGATCTGATCGTGACATAGGAGGATGCCATGTTAGACGTTAGAAATATTTTAGAAACGAACCGTATGATCACGGAAAATAAATTGGACGTTCGTACGATCACGATGGGTATCAGCTTGCGTGATTGCGGACATCCGAACATTACGCAGTTCTGCCAGAACGTGTATGATAAAATTACGCGCAGTGCAGAATTCTTGGTAAAAACGGGTGAAGATATCGAGGCGGAATACGGTGTTCCGATCATCAATAAACGTATTTCGGTCACGCCGATCGCGATCGCAGCAGAAGCTTGCCATACGGACAGCTATGTGCCTGTTGCAGAAGCACTCGATAAAGCGGCCAAAGAAGTCGGTGTCAACTTCATCGGCGGTTTTTCCGCACTTGTACAGAAGGGTTTCACGAAAGGTGACCGTATTCTTATCAACTCCATTCCGCAGGCACTTGCAACGACGGATATCGTATGCTCGTCGGTCAACGTCGGCTCGACGCGCGCAGGTATCAACATGGACTGTGTTCGTGAGATGGGCGAGATCGTAAAACGTACGGCTGAATTGACGCGTGACAAAGACGCGCTCGGTTGTGCGAAGCTTGTTATTTTTGCCAATGCTATGGAAGACAATCCGTTCATGGCAGGTGCGTTCCATGGTGTGAGCGAACCGGAAAAA from Selenomonadales bacterium carries:
- a CDS encoding DUF896 domain-containing protein, whose amino-acid sequence is MITPELIARINALSRKKRTVGLSPQEQQEQNALRAQYIQAIRAQVKAQLDCIEFTDEPSTNRAKQ
- a CDS encoding ACT domain-containing protein — its product is MKIVVTVVGQDRVGIIAKVTGILAEHSVNVLNLNQNILDGFFNMILIANMEDSKTSLREVQELLREEGKKIGVEIKVQNEEIFKAMHTI